In Myxococcales bacterium, a single window of DNA contains:
- a CDS encoding CPBP family intramembrane metalloprotease gives MRSFVWVVLAFALSAAGMAWAFRESLAGSPLFVAAILGTEGILAALFVLRASRDGELSAWLRPKWGDFTGGALTATALFGATYVLGRVLVPEGSGRQLWLMRLYLQLGSTDVLRQKAWLAASVIVLFAIVDALAWRGLVPSLLAERVGSRRAWMWAALLYGLSYAPAAYLVGDKVNGPNLLLVSGALVTGIILGASTRFFGRLIPGVIAHSLFAWFSLMTYRLMTPSV, from the coding sequence ATGCGCTCGTTCGTGTGGGTCGTACTCGCTTTTGCCCTCAGCGCGGCGGGGATGGCGTGGGCCTTTCGGGAGAGTCTCGCGGGTTCGCCCCTCTTCGTGGCGGCGATCCTCGGCACCGAAGGCATCCTGGCCGCCCTGTTCGTGCTCCGCGCCTCGCGCGATGGCGAGCTCTCGGCCTGGCTCCGCCCGAAGTGGGGCGATTTTACCGGCGGCGCGCTCACCGCGACGGCGCTCTTCGGCGCGACCTACGTGCTGGGACGCGTCTTGGTGCCCGAGGGCTCGGGGCGGCAGCTGTGGCTCATGCGCCTTTACCTTCAACTGGGCTCAACCGACGTGCTTCGCCAGAAGGCGTGGCTCGCGGCGAGCGTCATCGTGCTCTTCGCCATCGTCGACGCCTTGGCGTGGCGAGGCCTCGTGCCTTCGCTCCTCGCAGAACGCGTCGGCTCGCGGCGCGCATGGATGTGGGCGGCGCTTCTCTACGGCCTCAGCTACGCGCCCGCGGCGTACCTCGTCGGCGACAAGGTGAACGGGCCGAACTTGCTCCTCGTGTCGGGCGCGCTCGTGACGGGCATCATCCTCGGCGCCAGCACGCGCTTCTTTGGTCGCCTCATCCCCGGCGTCATCGCGCACAGCCTTTTTGCGTGGTTCTCGCTCATGACCTACCGCCTGATGACGCCGAGCGTCTAA
- a CDS encoding restriction endonuclease, which yields MTFTEAAAEVLRIAGKPLHYKEITELAIEKNLLSHVGKSPEVTMGARLAALLKKEDKTNPIVRVKPGVFALREWDDKKKRGSAKDRDADEGGEEINALEVEAATAAPARSSAYNVEDDDDGPSEVSGEDARRADLAAEGADIFDDEDDDDQPILQAPAPAGAAAGASANNPAGGEGPMSEGGRRRRRRRRRGRGGSGGFEGDRSSSPRVTENGSGASPASNVALDGDVAVERDPLAPAPRPQIRERHQIMAGGAPSGIDVPVGEGEELAGKELADAALSVLGSFDRNGGPVPMRSLLDGLMRRGRLAGDPSLAGIQLNASLRGDNLRRLAGGMRPRFRFAAGARVAPTDWAMGGDLARLEQDVIAAVERYREGSRRFMLRRIQELPGPSFVELVLVMLERIGMTQIRPVRRAGAPGGEAHFAAVHKTGSDEIRTGIVIRKDGREIGRERVSDLRGALHHYGPATAGWLISTGQVLSGAREEAAAVNAAPVALYDGMALCKLLEESEVAVIRAKYPIATPDLDFLDMLRG from the coding sequence ATGACGTTTACCGAGGCCGCCGCGGAGGTGCTCCGCATCGCCGGCAAACCGCTCCACTACAAGGAGATCACCGAGCTTGCGATCGAGAAGAACCTTCTCTCGCACGTGGGCAAGAGCCCCGAGGTGACGATGGGCGCGCGCCTCGCAGCGCTCCTCAAGAAAGAAGACAAGACCAACCCCATCGTTCGCGTGAAGCCGGGCGTCTTCGCCCTCCGCGAGTGGGACGACAAGAAGAAGCGCGGCTCCGCGAAGGACCGCGACGCCGACGAAGGCGGCGAGGAAATCAACGCCCTCGAGGTTGAGGCGGCGACGGCCGCGCCGGCGCGCTCTTCGGCCTACAACGTCGAGGACGACGACGACGGACCGAGCGAAGTCTCCGGCGAAGACGCCCGCCGCGCCGACCTCGCGGCCGAAGGCGCCGACATCTTCGACGACGAAGACGACGACGACCAGCCGATCCTCCAAGCACCGGCTCCGGCGGGCGCTGCTGCGGGCGCCTCGGCCAATAACCCTGCTGGCGGCGAAGGCCCGATGAGCGAAGGCGGACGTCGTCGTCGTCGGCGCCGTCGCCGAGGGCGTGGCGGCAGCGGTGGCTTCGAAGGCGATCGTTCCTCGAGCCCGCGCGTGACGGAAAACGGCAGCGGCGCTTCGCCGGCCTCCAACGTTGCCCTCGACGGTGACGTGGCGGTCGAGCGTGATCCGCTAGCGCCGGCGCCGCGGCCGCAAATCCGTGAGCGTCATCAGATCATGGCGGGCGGCGCCCCGAGCGGCATCGACGTGCCCGTCGGCGAGGGCGAAGAGCTCGCAGGCAAAGAGCTCGCGGACGCGGCGCTCTCGGTCCTGGGCTCGTTCGACCGCAACGGCGGCCCCGTGCCGATGCGCTCTTTGCTCGACGGCCTGATGCGGCGCGGCCGCCTCGCGGGCGATCCGAGCTTGGCGGGCATTCAACTGAACGCGTCGCTTCGCGGCGACAACCTGCGGCGCCTCGCGGGCGGCATGCGTCCGCGCTTCCGCTTTGCGGCGGGCGCGCGCGTCGCGCCGACCGACTGGGCCATGGGGGGTGATCTCGCTCGGCTCGAGCAAGACGTGATCGCGGCTGTCGAGCGCTACCGCGAAGGTTCGCGGCGCTTCATGTTGCGACGCATCCAGGAGCTGCCGGGACCGTCGTTCGTGGAGCTCGTGCTCGTGATGCTCGAGCGCATCGGCATGACGCAGATTCGTCCCGTCCGGCGCGCCGGGGCGCCCGGTGGCGAGGCGCACTTCGCGGCCGTTCACAAGACGGGCAGCGACGAGATCCGCACGGGCATCGTCATCCGCAAAGACGGGCGAGAGATCGGCCGCGAGCGCGTGAGCGATCTGCGCGGCGCGCTGCACCACTACGGACCGGCGACGGCGGGCTGGCTCATCAGCACGGGGCAAGTCCTATCGGGTGCGAGGGAAGAAGCGGCAGCCGTGAACGCGGCGCCCGTGGCCCTCTACGACGGGATGGCGCTCTGCAAGCTGCTTGAGGAGTCGGAAGTGGCGGTCATCCGGGCGAAGTACCCGATCGCGACGCCGGATCTGGACTTCCTCGACATGCTGCGCGGCTGA